In a single window of the Rattus norvegicus strain BN/NHsdMcwi chromosome 6, GRCr8, whole genome shotgun sequence genome:
- the Jkamp gene encoding JNK1/MAPK8-associated membrane protein has protein sequence MAVDIQPACLGLYCGKTLLFKNGSSEIYGECGVCPRGQRTNAQKYCQPCTESPELYDWLYLGFMAMLPLVLHWFFIEWYSGKKSSSALFQHITALFECTMAAIITLLVSDPVGVLYIRSCRVLMLSDWYTMLYNPSPDYVTTVHCTHEAVYPLYTIVFVYYAFCLVLMMLLRPLLVKKIACGLGKSDRFKSIYAALYFFPILTVLQAVGGGLLYYAFPYIILVLSLVTLAVYMSASEIENCYDLLVRKKRLIVLFSHWLLHAYGIVSISRVDRLEHDLPLLALVPTPALFYLFTAKFTEPSRILSEGANGH, from the exons ctgtcGATATCCAGCCAGCATGCCTTGGACTCTACTGTGGGAAGACCCTATTATTTAAAAATGGCTCAAGTGAAATCTACGGAGAGTGCGGG GTGTGCccaagaggacagaggacaaatgCACAGAAATACTGCCAGCCTTGCACAGAGTCTCCGGAACTTTATGACTGGCTCTACCTTGGATTTATGGCTATGCTTCCACTCGTTTTGCACTGGTTCTTCATTGAATGGTACTCGGGGAAAAAGAG CTCCAGTGCCCTTTTCCAGCACATCACCGCACTGTTTGAATGCACCATGGCAGCCATCATCACTTTGCTCGTGAGCGACCCTGTGGGCGTCCTCTACATCCGCTCCTGCCGAGTACTGATGCTTTCTGATTGGTACACGATGCTTTACAACCCAAGTCCAGATTATGTCACCACGGTGCACTGCACTCACGAAGCTGTCTACCCACT ATACACCATCGTGTTTGTTTACTACGCCTTCTGCTTGGTGTTAATGATGCTGCTCCGGCCTCTCCTGGTGAAGAAGATCGCATGCGGACTCGGCAAGTCTGACCGGTTCAAAAGCATTTATGCCGCACTTTACTTCTTCCCCATTTTAACCGTGCTGCAGGCAGTTGGTGGGGGCCTCCTAT ATTACGCCTTCCCATACATTATATTAGTGTTGTCTCTGGTCACCCTGGCTGTGTACATGTCTGCTTCTGAAATAGAG AACTGCTATGATCTTCTGGTCAGGAAGAAAAGACTTATTGTTCTCTTCAGCCACTGGCTACTGCACGCCTATGGAATTGTCTCCATCTCCAGAGTGGACAGGCTCGAACACGACCTACCGCTTTTGGCTTTGGTACCGACACCAGCTCTGTTTTACTTGTTCACTGCAAAATTTACCGAACCATCACGGATACTCTCAGAAGGGGCCAATGGACACTGA